The nucleotide window CCACCTCATCGTGGAATTTGTCCATCAGCTTCACTGCCGGAGGCGCGCCGTACATGTCGCTGATCTGGAGATAGGCCACATGCCAGCCTTTCGCCAGCAGGGCGATGTCGCCCTGCGGTTCGTGGCCGAAGAACTCGGTGCGGTAGATCCACGGGTTTCCCGGCGCGGGGGTCTTGGGTTTCACCAGAATCGCGTTCTTGCCCTCCACCTGGAAATTCACCTGCTCGTAGCCGTTCCATTGGGCGGCGGGTGAAGAGACGGCAGAGAGGGTGAAGGCCGAGGCCAGACAGCAGATGGAGCGGACAAAAGACGACATGACGGCTTCCATACGAAGGGTCGCCGCGGATTTGGTCAACTCTTCAGCAGCGCGCGGAAGCCGCCGGGCAGGTGGACTCCGGCAATGGCGAGTCCCAGCATCGGCAGCGGCGTGCCCGGCGGATAGGCGAGATAGCGGCCCTGCCAGTCCGGGTGATACTTGCGTTTGAAGCTGAAGAGCGACTTGTAGCCATAGTACTTGTCGAAGTTCTCGAACAGGAAGCGGGTGGCTTTTTCCTGGCGGTTCGGTTCGCCGTCTTCCTCGGTGCGCACATCCGCGAGCGGGGCATTGCCGAGGCTGATCTCGGTAACACCCTCGCTGCGGAAATGGTTGATGCTTTCGAGAATGAGGAAGTCCATCAGGCCGCCGTTGCGCGCCTCGACGGTGCCGCGCATCAGGTCGAGCGTGCGGCCGGTCCCCTGCTTGTAGGGCAGCCAGGTGGCGAAGGCTTCCACGCGGCCCTCGGCATTCCGGACGACACCGGCACCGCGGCCGCGGATCGATTCCACATCGAAGGCTCCGAGATCGAAGGTCATCTCGCCGCCGTGTTTCGCGTCCAGCCAGTTGTCGGAGACCAGCTTCATCTGGGCCTCGATGCCATGGTCCGGCGAGGGCTTGGCATCGTACCAGGTGAAGGTCATGTTTTCCTTCCGCGCGCGGTTGCCGGCGGTGCGGAGGTTCTGGAACTTGCCTCCCTGAAGGTTGAACTCATCCGGCTTGAGGCGCGCGTCCTCGCCGACCTTGAAGGTGACGAAGCCTTCCTCCTCATAGATCGCACGGTTCGCGGTGTGGGCGCAGTAGAAGATCGGCACCCAGTCCTGGCGGCGGGCGAAGCGGTTGAAGGCGTGGATGATTTCCTGGCGCTTCTCCGGCGCGCAGATCGGATCGGCCAGAGCCACCGCGAAATTACGCCACAAGGCGTAGGCCACCACGCCATCCTCATCCTTGGTGAAGAAATAGCGTTTGTCCGCCAGCAATGCGAAGGTGTCCATCGGATCGCCGCCGTGGCGTTTGATGAGTTCATCCACCTTGTTCCGTTCCTCATCGGTGCCAGTCGGGAAGCGGCGTTGTAGCACCGGGCGCAGCATCAGTCCGAGCACGAGGAAGCAACTCAGCAAACTGCCACCCCGCAAGGTGCGGAGGAAGGCCCGCACCGCACGGCTGCCGTCCTGGTCGTACTCCGTATGGCGCAGCAACAGGGCCTGCACGGAACCTTTCGCGCAATCGGCCCAGGAAACCTCTTCGCCGAATTCGCGGCGGTCGCTGAACTGCTTCAGACCCAAGGCACCGTAGATGAACAATCCGAGCGCGAGGATCGCGGCAAGGCCCAGCGCCATGCGCAGCGAGGAAGCATCCGAGCGAGCGATGAATTCCTTCCGCCAGCGGAT belongs to Luteolibacter ambystomatis and includes:
- a CDS encoding phosphatidylglycerol lysyltransferase domain-containing protein — encoded protein: MPQRFSAFLTLLWCLILLTLPMRVLADDEEEDSPVPKATVELNHGKAVVRLYEPDETPPRAIFIFGSGDGGWSPWEDTIAQWIKDSGVYVVGFDCRDYAATDYDQDTLGKDMAKLAADAAGRCNGEDVPIIYGGWSMGAVQAVAAAASKYHPPRLAGVMMLSADSRGRYGLRESDELGLKSPEGPGTFGLSDFTNDVKNLRVAQFHGGSDFMASTAWILTLHSPNTLYTVPGANHGFDGPDDSFQDWINNGVEWVLGDDSKAVPPPHMELPFGLSPMWPAAALAIALALFFIFSKKHSIRILVVAMAVMGLADLSESLFTKPPLVMAWMQQWVPLGVTEKSRLLLLISGITLLVLARGLGRRKRIAWWLGLAMLAVSAVLHLSRAFDWHHALAAVVLLVPLIRWRKEFIARSDASSLRMALGLAAILALGLFIYGALGLKQFSDRREFGEEVSWADCAKGSVQALLLRHTEYDQDGSRAVRAFLRTLRGGSLLSCFLVLGLMLRPVLQRRFPTGTDEERNKVDELIKRHGGDPMDTFALLADKRYFFTKDEDGVVAYALWRNFAVALADPICAPEKRQEIIHAFNRFARRQDWVPIFYCAHTANRAIYEEEGFVTFKVGEDARLKPDEFNLQGGKFQNLRTAGNRARKENMTFTWYDAKPSPDHGIEAQMKLVSDNWLDAKHGGEMTFDLGAFDVESIRGRGAGVVRNAEGRVEAFATWLPYKQGTGRTLDLMRGTVEARNGGLMDFLILESINHFRSEGVTEISLGNAPLADVRTEEDGEPNRQEKATRFLFENFDKYYGYKSLFSFKRKYHPDWQGRYLAYPPGTPLPMLGLAIAGVHLPGGFRALLKS